One region of Chlorobiota bacterium genomic DNA includes:
- a CDS encoding OsmC family peroxiredoxin: protein MPTRTAQAAWNGNLLEGNGKVALDGGAFEGQYNFTSRFQEGVGTNPEELLAAAEAACFSMALSADLGNAGYAPVSVATVANVTVEKVDGGFSITTVRLRAEANVPGITQEQLEEIANGTKKNCPVSRALAAIPNWELTVTLVG, encoded by the coding sequence ATGCCAACACGCACAGCACAAGCCGCTTGGAACGGCAATCTTCTAGAGGGAAATGGGAAGGTGGCACTGGACGGAGGGGCGTTCGAGGGGCAGTACAACTTCACTTCACGCTTCCAGGAAGGAGTGGGAACAAACCCAGAAGAACTTCTGGCCGCCGCCGAAGCTGCCTGCTTCTCGATGGCCCTTTCTGCCGACTTGGGGAACGCGGGATATGCCCCGGTCAGCGTGGCAACGGTGGCCAACGTCACTGTGGAGAAAGTGGATGGCGGCTTCAGCATCACCACCGTGCGGCTGCGGGCCGAAGCAAACGTTCCCGGAATCACCCAGGAGCAGTTGGAGGAGATCGCCAACGGAACCAAGAAAAACTGTCCGGTCTCTCGCGCGCTTGCCGCAATTCCCAATTGGGAGCTGACGGTGACGCTGGTGGGATAA
- a CDS encoding FKBP-type peptidyl-prolyl cis-trans isomerase: MALPALLLLLATAPATAQKGGTPAAKTAPPLQLKTIADSVNYALGISFLTNLRQQGVNAQPNFIIAGINDAANGKTALTTEQVQLLIAQLQQALAQQQQAKQQAQQQGGTAQQTQQGGGQSTVGQSAQPAAPKQQLTPEQIAANNKKQGEAFLAENGTRQGIITRPSGLQYGVITQGTGATPKGTDKVTVHYTGMLLDGTVFDSSVKRGQPFSTYLGNVIAGWQEGVQLMKVGSKYRFFIPPQLAYGANGAGGVIGPNATLVFDVELLGINQ; this comes from the coding sequence ATGGCACTGCCAGCACTGCTTCTGCTGCTGGCAACCGCGCCAGCAACCGCCCAGAAAGGGGGGACGCCAGCCGCAAAAACTGCCCCGCCGCTTCAGCTGAAAACCATTGCCGACAGCGTGAACTACGCGCTGGGAATCAGCTTCCTGACGAACCTTCGGCAGCAGGGGGTCAATGCCCAACCCAATTTCATCATTGCCGGCATTAACGATGCCGCCAACGGCAAAACCGCGTTGACCACAGAACAGGTTCAACTCCTGATTGCACAGCTGCAACAAGCACTTGCCCAGCAGCAGCAAGCAAAACAGCAAGCCCAACAGCAGGGAGGAACCGCACAACAGACCCAGCAAGGGGGCGGGCAATCCACTGTTGGGCAATCGGCGCAGCCGGCAGCACCGAAGCAACAGCTAACGCCGGAGCAGATTGCGGCAAATAACAAAAAGCAGGGCGAGGCATTCCTTGCCGAAAACGGAACCCGCCAGGGAATTATCACCCGCCCCAGCGGACTTCAATATGGAGTAATCACCCAGGGGACCGGCGCAACTCCAAAAGGCACCGACAAAGTGACGGTCCACTACACCGGAATGCTGCTGGATGGGACCGTCTTCGACAGCTCGGTAAAACGCGGGCAACCGTTCAGCACCTATCTGGGGAATGTGATTGCCGGATGGCAGGAAGGGGTGCAGCTGATGAAGGTTGGCTCCAAATACCGATTCTTCATTCCCCCACAGCTTGCGTACGGAGCCAACGGAGCCGGCGGAGTAATTGGCCCGAACGCAACGTTGGTGTTCGACGTGGAGCTGCTGGGGATTAACCAGTAA
- the rnhA gene encoding ribonuclease HI, translating to MSKPSHVIIYTDGACSGNPGPGGYGIVMMHGDHRRELSAGYRQTTNNRMELLAVITALQTLKRPCAVTLYSDSKYVIDAITQRWVYGWQQRGWRKSDKSPALNVDLWEQLLPLLKRHTVTFQWVRGHNANVENERCDYLAVQAAKQPEQHLLPDEGFRKEPA from the coding sequence ATGAGCAAACCTTCCCACGTCATCATCTACACCGATGGCGCGTGTTCGGGGAACCCCGGCCCCGGCGGCTACGGCATTGTGATGATGCATGGCGACCACCGCCGCGAGCTTTCGGCCGGATACCGCCAAACAACCAACAACCGAATGGAACTGCTTGCGGTGATTACCGCACTGCAAACCTTAAAACGCCCGTGCGCGGTGACGCTGTACAGCGATTCGAAATATGTGATTGATGCCATCACCCAACGCTGGGTGTATGGGTGGCAGCAACGCGGCTGGCGCAAGTCCGATAAATCGCCTGCGCTGAATGTTGACCTGTGGGAACAACTCCTCCCGTTGCTGAAACGCCACACCGTCACCTTCCAATGGGTGCGTGGCCACAACGCCAACGTGGAGAACGAACGCTGCGATTACCTTGCCGTGCAAGCCGCAAAACAACCGGAGCAGCACCTGCTTCCCGACGAAGGCTTCCGCAAAGAACCAGCGTAG
- a CDS encoding OsmC family protein, producing MASVTATLGSGYRVEVSNQRHQWFADEPPSVGGADTAPSPYELLLGSLAACTLITLRMYAQHKGIAIDWVKAEYQFGRHQTEEGSPKVERIVSQITIGGTFDELQRQRLRQIAARCPVHRTLESGVEMVDTVSFGEPALPGFTG from the coding sequence ATGGCATCAGTCACAGCCACACTTGGCAGCGGATACAGGGTTGAGGTCAGCAACCAGCGGCATCAGTGGTTTGCCGACGAACCCCCCAGCGTTGGCGGGGCCGACACAGCACCGTCCCCCTACGAACTCCTGCTGGGAAGCCTTGCCGCCTGCACGCTGATCACCCTGCGGATGTACGCCCAGCACAAAGGGATCGCCATAGATTGGGTGAAAGCAGAATATCAGTTTGGACGGCATCAAACGGAAGAAGGTTCCCCGAAGGTGGAGCGGATTGTTTCGCAGATCACCATCGGCGGCACGTTCGATGAACTTCAACGCCAGCGGCTGCGGCAGATTGCGGCCCGCTGCCCCGTGCATCGCACCCTGGAGAGCGGGGTGGAGATGGTGGATACCGTCAGCTTTGGCGAGCCGGCATTGCCAGGCTTCACCGGTTAA